Genomic window (Musa acuminata AAA Group cultivar baxijiao chromosome BXJ1-9, Cavendish_Baxijiao_AAA, whole genome shotgun sequence):
ATAAGAAAACCTTGCACGGCCTCCTCGGTCCGCGCGCCATATACCGCGGGCTGAATCCTGCGCCACCGATAGAGAGGGAGAGGGTGCGGGAACGGAAGCTCGCGAAGCGCCCGCCCTGCTGCTGCTTCTTGCTCGCGAGGGAGCGACCGGGAGCAGAGGCCTCCGCAAGGACGCAGCCGGCGGATGGTGAGGATTACGCCCATGGCctccgccgccgtcgccgccgccttcCGACCACCGCTCTCCCCCTCTTTCTCCGCCTTACGATTGTCTCCAAACTCTCGCTTCGGTCTCTCCTCCTCCCCGTCCTCCGTCCCTCCTCGTCGGTGCGCTCCTCCCGCCCGTCTCGGTAGCGGTGAGCTCTGATCATTCGGTGGTCGCCCCTACCCAAGCTCCAAAACCTTCATTTCTCCTCTGTGTCGAGTCGTCTCCCTGTGGATTTCTCATGATTGATTTTCCAGACGTGGTTTGGCAATTGGAACCTAGGTTGGGTCCGATTAGCGCCGGACCGATAGTTGTACCACCAGTGGCTTTTGTTGGTCTCGTTCAAGATTGCATCTTTTCTTCACTAACATATCTATTCATCGTGATTATCTGAAGTTGCTACTATATCCTTTTTTGCTTTCCACGATGATTCGTAAATATAAAAGGAATTATTTTTTGTTGAATCCGAAATGTAGGTTTTCTGTTCTATATCTTGACCGACGAGGTAAATCTTTGGCTTGGCTCAATTACCATAATTAGTATTTGTTTGCTGGATGCTGGAGCGGTATTTTTACACATGCAATTTTCTTTTCAAGTAGTACTTTCTAATTATGGTGGATTTTGCTGTCTAAGTGTGTTCTATTttcttgtatttatttatttatttatttttctgaagCCTGATTCCTTTGCTTTTTGAAAGCAGGTGTTTATGCAGTTCTACATCTGGAGCAgctgttaaaaaaaaaagtaaattgtACAATGGCCAGTGCGTTTGGAAATACAGCAGAAACAAGCACCCCAGTTAATCAAGAAGAGGCCTTAGAGTGGGTGAACAAGGATAATAGAAGGATGCTTCATGTTGTTTACCGTGTTGGGGATCTGGACAAGACAATAAAGTGATTTTTTTCAACTCAGACATCCTGTTTAATATGGAATGTTCTGTAATAGATCTGGATTCACGTGAATTCTTATGATCTTATTTTTCTAACCGGTACAGGTTCTATACAGAGTGCCTGGGGATGAAGTTGCTGCGGAAACGTGACATTCCTGAGGAAAGATACACAAATGCTTTCCTTGGATATGGCCCTGAAGACTCACATTTTGTTGTAGAGCTTACATACAGTGAGCTTTCTAAATATCTTTTCATGTCAATATGTCAGAAACTGTATTCACAATTTTGTATCATAGATTGTAATGCAAATATTTTGCTTAGTGGGAATATCTTGTAGTTTGCAATACATTTGCTTGCTTAACAGAACAAACCTTTTGTTTTGACATGTTTGGCTCAAAATTTATTTGTGCAAACAATGGCAGACTATGGAGTTGACAAATATGAGATTGGCACTGGTTTTGGTCACTTTGGTATTGCAGTTGAAGACGTAAGTCACCATTTCAATTCACGAATATACTTTTTTGCATTGTCATTCTTCTTTTGGCTTGCGCATGCTTGTGTTTTACAAAGTAATGTATGTTTATTTCTTTAAAATGCAAAATTGGAGGTCTGAACAAAAATTTTGGTTGTTTCTGACTCACATGTAAAGTTTTTTTGTCTTTGTGCATGATACTATCACGTTTTGATCAATGTTTTTAAAAGCATAAGCTACCAAGGACCCAAAATGCTTGAGGCACTAGGCGCCCACATGAACTTAGTGAGATGctcatgaatattaaaattttaaaaaatatattacgattgataaatatgatcataatgTGGTGAACTTAGAACTCCTAAGTTCTAACTCCTAATTGAGCAATAGTGCACCACCTCAATATGGTGCAACAAGTTACTTGACGAAAGTACTACCTATAAAATGAGAAGATGCAGAAGTAACTGGCAGCTGTAGAGGAAGGTGGAAACCAACGACAGACAAAGTTGGAGAGGGCGGCGGATGAAGCTGCAATGGCGAATGGACGAAGCCACAACAGTGGATGAAGCAGAAGAGGTTGCCGATGGCAGCGGATGGTGTATGAAAGTGGCGGATGAAGTTGCAGTGGCGAACAACACGTGCGAAGGCAACAGGCGAGCAATAGGTTTTCGCTTTTGGTTTCTTTCACTGGGTTGGTGTTAGGGTAAGCGCCTATACAACCTAcaatagttggttcgattgaaccaacttacTCACCTAGTCGAACCCAGGCTTGAAGTCTACTTGATTTGGTGTGGGCCCTCGCCTGAGGcatccagcgcctgggctcgggcactTTCCCGAGCGGCGCTTCATTGAAACGTCTTGCTCTGAAATGTTGCGAGGTGCTTAGGCCATGGCTTGTGTCGCCCTAGCGCTCAAGTGAGTGCCCGGGC
Coding sequences:
- the LOC135593195 gene encoding probable lactoylglutathione lyase, chloroplastic isoform X2; protein product: MVRITPMASAAVAAAFRPPLSPSFSALRLSPNSRFGLSSSPSSVPPRRCAPPARLGSGVYAVLHLEQLLKKKVNCTMASAFGNTAETSTPVNQEEALEWVNKDNRRMLHVVYRVGDLDKTIKFYTECLGMKLLRKRDIPEERYTNAFLGYGPEDSHFVVELTYNYGVDKYEIGTGFGHFGIAVEDVAKTVDLIKAKGGKVTREPGPVKGGKSVIAFIEDPDGYKFELLERGPTPEPLCQVMLRVGDLDRSINFYEKAFGMELLRKRDNPEYKIAIGTDDVYKTAEAIRLYGGKITREPGPLPGINTKITACLDPDGWKTVFVDNIDFAKELE
- the LOC135593195 gene encoding probable lactoylglutathione lyase, chloroplastic isoform X1; protein product: MVRITPMASAAVAAAFRPPLSPSFSALRLSPNSRFGLSSSPSSVPPRRCAPPARLGSGVYAVLHLEQLLKKKVNCTMASAFGNTAETSTPVNQEEALEWVNKDNRRMLHVVYRVGDLDKTIKFYTECLGMKLLRKRDIPEERYTNAFLGYGPEDSHFVVELTYNYGVDKYEIGTGFGHFGIAVEDVAKTVDLIKAKGGKVTREPGPVKGGKSVIAFIEDPDGYKFELLERGPTPEPLCQVMLRVGDLDRSINFYEKAFGMELLRKRDNPEYKYTIAIMGYGPEDKSAVLELTYNYGVKEYEKGNAYAQIAIGTDDVYKTAEAIRLYGGKITREPGPLPGINTKITACLDPDGWKTVFVDNIDFAKELE